Within the Plasmodium gaboni strain SY75 chromosome Unknown, whole genome shotgun sequence genome, the region atttgtattagccatgaaaatatttcaaattaaaaaattatatccaaataatattcattttcAAAATGTTATGATCAATAATCTtatgaaaatttataaaagCGAAAAAGATCTACATGTAAATTATCTTATTCTTaattatatcaaaaaaCTAGATGTAAGAGTCATTCTACAAAATTGTGTTCTCATAAGTAATGATGAGTTCaatgaaatattatcaaaacatagtaaaaataatgatcctatagaaaataatactACAGATGAACAGGATTGGGATCATTTGGGTTCAAACCGTGCATCTGACGGAATCAAGATTAATACTTTTTTGAAACACCAAAGAAATGAACAAGACAAACAAGATATAGAAGATGTAGAAGATGAAAATATCCATGAAATTGACCAATGTAACGAATATAACCATCATATTCACAATATTCACAATATTCATAGTATTCATAATATTCATAGTATTCATAATATTCACAATATTCATAGTATTCATAATATTCACAATATTCATAGTATTcataatattcataataatcatataaatttacttaagaaatataaagaagaacaattagatgataatttatttaaaagCACTTATgaaattgaaaatataaaagattttaaaaatgaagaaaaaaaaatctatGACATGTCTCAGAATCAAAGTGGtgatttaaataattctGAACAAATAAACACATCATATTTGAAAACAAATGAAGGAAATAATCTTATGCACCATGATCAAAAGgatattcataaatataataacaatattttaaataataatgagaATATAATCGAATCTGAAACAAAAGAatcaaatttttttctatcAAACAATGTTGtaaagaaaagaaaaattatagaaGGTCAAACATATAAATACGAATTAAAAGGTAATATACTAGCCAAATTTAAATCTCCACATggtattatatatagaggtcatattaaaaatatatttacaaataaaaataatatactaTCCTACTTTTTAATTGTGCcttcaattttttttattaataattcattttatttctCCTGTCTAAACATAGATATTGATATTCtcaaaatatttgaaattataaaaattttagACAAATCAAAAATAAAGCAAATAGATAGTATAgattttaataaatataaaaatttaaaacaattacatgaaaataatttaaaaattgaTATGGCGCATGCAAATATATCACATGAGAGGTCT harbors:
- a CDS encoding hypothetical protein (conserved Plasmodium protein, unknown function), producing VKSKDEDIKIEKNKTDHKKESNIKDCNYNYNNNNNNSYSYYMDNITNTCDTNQSSIHITHDERRNERRIFYFIQSLETYKYNIQYKRIFKHYKILYHKQWKDIKTTYCKNIQNKIVFVLAMKIFQIKKLYPNNIHFQNVMINNLMKIYKSEKDLHVNYLILNYIKKLDVRVILQNCVLISNDEFNEILSKHSKNNDPIENNTTDEQDWDHLGSNRASDGIKINTFLKHQRNEQDKQDIEDVEDENIHEIDQCNEYNHHIHNIHNIHSIHNIHSIHNIHNIHSIHNIHNIHSIHNIHNNHINLLKKYKEEQLDDNLFKSTYEIENIKDFKNEEKKIYDMSQNQSGDLNNSEQINTSYLKTNEGNNLMHHDQKDIHKYNNNILNNNENIIESETKESNFFLSNNVVKKRKIIEGQTYKYELKGNILAKFKSPHGIIYRGHIKNIFTNKNNILSYFLIVPSIFFINNSFYFSCLNIDIDILKIFEIIKILDKSKIKQIDSIDFNKYKNLKQLHENNLKIDMAHANISHERSSIQDRCIRKNHSEQNNLQAYNKKGAPSNDKKSKEDPKKKKNNSFGRKKRKKDIHRDDMNE